Below is a genomic region from Candidatus Methylomirabilota bacterium.
GGCGGACGCCGAGCCGTCGGCCAGCGACGATCTGGCGCTCCTCGCCGAGCGGGCGCTCGAGCTCGTCCAGGCCGGCAGCCTCGTCGGTCTGGGCTCCGGGTCCGCCGCCAGCGCGTTCGTCCGGGCCCTCGGCCGGCGCGTGCAGCGGGGGCTCACGGTGACCTGCGTGGCCACCTCGGAGGCCACCGCCCGCCTCGGCGCCGAGGTGGGTCTCAGAATCGTCGACCTGGGCGAGAGCCTCCTGGATCTCACCGTGGACGGGGCGGACGAGGTCGATCCCCAGCTCGACGCCATGAAGGGCTTCGGCGGCGCGCTGGCCCGGGAGCGCATCGTGGCGGCGGCGTCGCGACGCCAGATCCTGCTCGTCCGCGCCGACAAGCTGGTGCCGGCGCTCGGTAGCCGCGGGCGCTTGCCGGTCGAGGTGCTGCCGTTCGCGGTGCGATTCTGCCAGCGCCGGCTCCGGGAGCTCGGGCTCCCCGCCGAGATCCGGCGCGAGGGCGGTCGGCCGTTCATGACCGACAACGGCAACTTCACGCTGGACTGCGCGACCGGTCCACTCACCGACCCGGCCCGGACCCAGCGCGCCATCGAGGGCATCCCCGGCGTGGTCGACACGGGGCTCTTCCTCGGCACCGCCGAGCGAGTCCTCGTGGCCGATGGCGGCACCATCAGGGAGCTCAGGCGAAGGGAGAACTGACCATGACCTCGAAGAAGATCGACACCGCCGAGATCGCGGCCCGCGCCCGGAACATCCGGCGCCTCATCATCGAGATGCTGGCGGCGGCCGGCTCCGGTCACCCGGGCGGCAGCCTCTCGGCGACCGACCTCGTCGCCTGCCTCTACTTCGGCGTGATGCGCCACCGGCCCCCGGAGCCCTTTTGGGAGGATCGAGACCGGTTCATCCTCTCCAAGGGGCACGCCTGTCCCGTGCTCTATGCCGCGCTGGCCGAGGCCGGTTACATCACCCACGATCTCCTGTCCTCGCTGCGCCGCTTCGGGTCTCCCCTGCAGGGTCACCCCGACCGGCGGAAGCTGGGGCTGATCGAAGCCTCCACCGGGTCGCTGGGCATCGGGCTCTCGCTGGGTATCGGGATGGCCCTGGCCGCGCGACTGCGGGGCAGCCCCTCCCGGACCTACGTCCTGCTCGGCGACGGCGAGTGCGAAGAGGGGCAGATCTGGGAAGCGGCGATGTACGCGCCGCACCTCAAGCTCGGGAGCCTCTGCGCCATCGTGGACTTCAACCGGCT
It encodes:
- the rpiA gene encoding ribose-5-phosphate isomerase RpiA, which codes for MSGEPKTADAEPSASDDLALLAERALELVQAGSLVGLGSGSAASAFVRALGRRVQRGLTVTCVATSEATARLGAEVGLRIVDLGESLLDLTVDGADEVDPQLDAMKGFGGALARERIVAAASRRQILLVRADKLVPALGSRGRLPVEVLPFAVRFCQRRLRELGLPAEIRREGGRPFMTDNGNFTLDCATGPLTDPARTQRAIEGIPGVVDTGLFLGTAERVLVADGGTIRELRRREN
- a CDS encoding transketolase — protein: MTSKKIDTAEIAARARNIRRLIIEMLAAAGSGHPGGSLSATDLVACLYFGVMRHRPPEPFWEDRDRFILSKGHACPVLYAALAEAGYITHDLLSSLRRFGSPLQGHPDRRKLGLIEASTGSLGIGLSLGIGMALAARLRGSPSRTYVLLGDGECEEGQIWEAAMYAPHLKLGSLCAIVDFNRLQLDATVEEITDLQPLADKWRSFNWHVLEIDGHDYAQILDAFARAEQVTDRPTVIVAATVKGKGVSYMENQLKFHGSVPDKPEDIAKALAELGAGARS